One stretch of Niallia sp. XMNu-256 DNA includes these proteins:
- a CDS encoding MBL fold metallo-hydrolase produces MELTIIGPWGGYPKVNEASAGYLLQHEGYHLLIDCGSGVLAKLQNFIEPEKLDGVIISHYHADHIADIGVLQHARLIQGFLGKKMGNLPIYAHDLNAQEFKVLTYKEVTKGIPYHPGEVLQVGPFSITFQKTNHPVECYAMRFEAGGRSMVYTADTAFKEELVSFAQNANLLLCECNFYGEQNGANAGHMTSFDAGKLASRANVKRLVLTHLPHYGRLEQLEEEAATLFNGPILLAQSGLTLKP; encoded by the coding sequence TTGGAATTAACAATTATTGGTCCTTGGGGAGGGTATCCAAAAGTCAATGAAGCGAGTGCAGGGTACTTGCTTCAACACGAGGGCTACCATTTATTAATTGATTGTGGAAGCGGTGTCTTAGCAAAACTACAAAATTTCATTGAGCCTGAGAAGCTTGATGGAGTAATTATTTCCCATTATCATGCCGACCATATTGCAGACATTGGTGTATTACAACACGCCAGATTGATTCAAGGATTTTTAGGAAAAAAGATGGGGAACTTGCCAATCTATGCCCATGATCTAAATGCACAGGAATTTAAGGTTCTTACTTATAAAGAGGTGACGAAAGGAATTCCTTACCACCCTGGAGAAGTATTACAAGTGGGGCCATTTTCCATTACCTTTCAAAAAACAAACCATCCTGTTGAATGCTATGCGATGAGATTTGAAGCTGGCGGACGCTCAATGGTTTATACAGCAGATACAGCTTTTAAGGAAGAACTCGTTTCATTTGCGCAAAACGCTAATTTACTTCTTTGTGAGTGTAACTTTTATGGAGAACAAAATGGTGCAAATGCAGGGCATATGACAAGTTTTGATGCTGGTAAATTGGCCAGCCGAGCAAATGTGAAAAGGTTAGTACTCACTCATTTGCCTCATTATGGAAGGTTGGAACAATTGGAAGAAGAGGCAGCGACCCTTTTTAACGGCCCGATTTTATTAGCGCAATCAGGCTTAACTTTAAAACCGTAG
- the yhfH gene encoding protein YhfH, translating into MIKNILEFFRNLPSKQCTKCGQEIEEQADCYGNTCNHCLGMHDL; encoded by the coding sequence ATGATTAAAAATATTCTTGAATTCTTTAGAAACTTACCTTCTAAACAGTGTACAAAATGTGGTCAGGAGATCGAAGAACAAGCAGACTGCTACGGAAATACTTGTAACCATTGCCTAGGGATGCATGACCTTTAA
- the hemH gene encoding ferrochelatase, with translation MKKKMGLLVMAYGTPYKETDIECYYTHIRRGRRPSDEALEDLKRRYKAIGGSSPLAEITLAQARRLEEQLNTSQEQYEFKMYLGLKHIEPFIEDAVTQMHEDGIEEAVSIVLAPHFSTFSIKSYNGRAKEAAEKLGSPRITSLESWYDEPKFIQYWVEQLELTIDKLPEEEKKNFIVIVSAHSLPEKIISMGDPYPEQLKETAQLIIQQTGARHYALGWQSAGNTPEPWLEPDVQDLTRQLYEEKGYKAFIYLPVGFVADHLEVLYDNDYECKVVTDEIGASYYRPEMPNVNPLFIDALATVILRKLEAI, from the coding sequence ATGAAAAAGAAAATGGGTCTTCTTGTTATGGCCTATGGAACACCTTATAAAGAAACCGATATTGAATGTTATTATACACATATTCGACGCGGACGTAGACCTTCTGACGAAGCGCTTGAAGATTTAAAAAGAAGATACAAGGCCATTGGTGGAAGCTCTCCATTAGCAGAAATTACACTGGCACAGGCGAGAAGATTAGAAGAACAACTAAATACATCACAGGAGCAATATGAATTTAAGATGTATTTAGGATTAAAACATATTGAACCATTTATTGAAGATGCCGTAACCCAAATGCATGAGGACGGCATTGAAGAGGCTGTTAGCATTGTGCTTGCACCGCATTTTTCTACGTTTAGTATTAAGTCTTATAACGGAAGAGCAAAAGAAGCGGCGGAAAAGCTGGGCAGTCCTCGCATAACGAGTCTTGAAAGCTGGTATGACGAGCCAAAATTCATTCAATATTGGGTTGAACAGCTTGAATTAACAATCGACAAGTTACCAGAAGAAGAGAAAAAGAATTTTATCGTCATTGTATCCGCGCATAGCTTACCGGAAAAAATTATTTCAATGGGCGATCCGTACCCAGAACAGTTAAAGGAGACGGCTCAGCTCATTATACAACAAACAGGTGCAAGGCATTATGCGCTTGGCTGGCAAAGTGCTGGAAACACACCTGAACCATGGCTGGAGCCGGATGTTCAAGATCTGACAAGGCAGTTATATGAGGAAAAAGGGTATAAAGCTTTTATCTATCTCCCAGTCGGTTTTGTTGCTGATCATTTGGAAGTTCTGTATGACAATGACTATGAGTGTAAAGTTGTAACTGACGAAATTGGGGCATCTTACTACAGGCCTGAAATGCCAAATGTTAATCCGCTATTTATTGACGCCTTAGCAACCGTTATTTTGAGAAAATTAGAGGCTATTTAA
- the hemE gene encoding uroporphyrinogen decarboxylase — MERKMNNTFLKAARGEKTDHVPVWYMRQAGRSQPEYLEIKQKYSLFEITHQPELSAYVTRLPVENYGVDAAILYKDIMTPLPAMGVDVEIKSGVGPVIDNPIRSIADVDKLGELNPEEDIPYILETIKILTKEQLNVPLIGFAGAPFTLASYMIEGGPSKNYIKTKAFMYSEPKAWFALMDKLGDMSITYLKSQIKAGAKAIQVFDSWVGALNVADYRYFIKPVMNRIFSALKEEDVPMIIHGVGASHLALEWNDLPVDVVGLDWRLPIREARNLGVTKTIQGNLDPAFLVAPWEVIEERAKEILDQGMEKDGYIFNLGHGVFPEVNPETLKRLTAFIHDYSASKRAGN; from the coding sequence ATGGAAAGAAAGATGAACAACACCTTTTTAAAAGCAGCAAGGGGAGAGAAAACAGATCATGTACCGGTTTGGTATATGAGACAAGCTGGTCGTTCTCAGCCTGAATACCTAGAGATTAAACAAAAATATTCTTTATTTGAAATTACCCATCAACCAGAATTATCTGCTTATGTAACTCGATTACCGGTTGAAAATTATGGGGTGGACGCAGCTATTCTCTATAAAGACATTATGACCCCACTTCCTGCCATGGGTGTAGATGTTGAAATCAAATCAGGGGTTGGTCCGGTTATTGATAATCCGATTAGGTCTATCGCTGATGTTGATAAGTTAGGTGAACTCAATCCAGAAGAAGATATTCCATATATTCTTGAAACCATTAAAATTTTAACGAAGGAACAGTTGAATGTCCCGTTAATCGGATTTGCTGGTGCTCCTTTTACGCTTGCTAGCTATATGATTGAAGGTGGACCATCGAAAAACTACATAAAAACAAAAGCGTTCATGTATTCTGAACCAAAAGCTTGGTTTGCGCTCATGGATAAGCTGGGTGATATGTCAATTACATACTTAAAATCTCAAATCAAAGCAGGTGCAAAAGCGATTCAAGTCTTTGATTCTTGGGTAGGAGCTCTAAATGTAGCGGATTATCGTTACTTTATTAAACCAGTAATGAATCGGATTTTCTCTGCACTAAAAGAAGAAGATGTTCCTATGATCATCCATGGAGTTGGAGCAAGTCATTTAGCGCTCGAGTGGAATGATTTGCCTGTTGATGTTGTCGGATTAGACTGGCGTCTACCTATCCGGGAGGCACGGAACCTAGGTGTTACGAAGACCATACAAGGGAATTTAGACCCTGCTTTCCTTGTCGCACCATGGGAAGTGATCGAAGAACGAGCTAAAGAGATACTGGACCAAGGGATGGAAAAGGATGGTTATATTTTTAATCTAGGTCATGGAGTGTTCCCAGAAGTAAATCCAGAAACATTGAAACGATTAACAGCCTTTATCCATGATTACTCTGCTTCAAAAAGGGCAGGAAACTAA
- a CDS encoding antibiotic biosynthesis monooxygenase, protein MFMYFTGGTEDYLKKFFADNPQETFALMHSDDVFMLAHETEGSSLFNEPKKYEVIDASGTLHVPSGFVVCNHIPVSDEGRPLFEYRFKNRARLIEKEPGFLAIRVLRPLRYDTYMILTIWTGEAAYNQWKKSKSYSDAHSKGEFGAPNMFPRPSFATRYKIYEEDE, encoded by the coding sequence ATGTTTATGTATTTTACAGGTGGCACAGAGGATTATTTAAAAAAGTTTTTTGCTGATAATCCGCAAGAAACCTTTGCACTAATGCATAGTGACGATGTATTTATGCTAGCACATGAGACGGAGGGGAGTTCACTTTTCAATGAACCGAAAAAGTATGAAGTGATTGATGCCTCTGGTACACTTCATGTACCTTCTGGGTTTGTCGTCTGCAATCATATACCAGTATCAGATGAAGGCCGGCCATTATTTGAATATCGTTTTAAAAATCGAGCTAGATTAATAGAAAAAGAGCCAGGTTTTTTAGCGATCCGTGTTTTACGCCCTTTAAGATATGATACGTATATGATTTTGACAATTTGGACGGGTGAAGCAGCTTATAATCAATGGAAGAAGTCTAAATCATACTCAGACGCCCACTCAAAAGGAGAATTTGGCGCTCCAAACATGTTTCCACGCCCATCCTTTGCAACAAGATATAAAATCTATGAAGAAGATGAATAA
- a CDS encoding phosphatase PAP2 family protein: MAKTTKWMTLLLIIAVVTSVFLIVGVIKSGAELGFDHALNQWVLSIFTEGSHPIFQVITKLGDTIGIAIVVFIILVWLGVKKRDFTGMVILVLAVALGNEMSKWLKEVVGRERPETAGAAESLSFPSGHAMVGLILYFILSYLLISTSKSLTLKWGIAIISFIIVLLIGISRIVLQDHHPTDVLGGFALGIIWSILWVTLYNVVYSRLGARRMKSREE; this comes from the coding sequence ATGGCTAAAACAACAAAATGGATGACTCTTTTGCTGATCATTGCGGTTGTGACATCGGTTTTTCTTATTGTTGGAGTAATAAAGAGTGGAGCAGAATTAGGGTTCGATCATGCTCTTAATCAATGGGTGTTATCTATTTTTACAGAAGGTAGTCACCCTATCTTTCAAGTGATTACCAAGCTTGGAGACACGATAGGGATTGCCATTGTTGTATTTATTATACTTGTTTGGCTAGGGGTTAAAAAGCGCGATTTCACAGGAATGGTTATTTTGGTTTTGGCAGTTGCGTTAGGAAATGAAATGAGCAAATGGTTAAAAGAAGTTGTTGGGAGAGAACGGCCTGAAACAGCGGGGGCAGCCGAATCTCTCAGCTTTCCAAGTGGTCATGCCATGGTTGGGTTAATCTTGTATTTTATATTATCTTATCTACTGATTTCTACTAGTAAATCACTTACCCTAAAATGGGGAATTGCCATTATTTCGTTTATCATCGTACTATTGATTGGGATCAGCCGGATTGTTTTACAAGATCATCATCCAACAGATGTGTTAGGGGGCTTTGCGCTGGGGATTATTTGGTCCATTTTATGGGTAACGCTCTACAATGTTGTGTATAGCCGTCTAGGTGCTCGCAGGATGAAAAGCAGAGAAGAATAA
- a CDS encoding EcsC family protein encodes MGQYEERAYDEILEWKRRILKKPKMFQRMTKQMQEKINEKIPEKAHEIITDGIKNFVKLTLTGSQITTRRVEESYLSLQERDEIFAEKLSVYRKSAVIEGAGTGAGGILLGLADFPLLLSIKMKFLFDAANLYGYDTKKYEERIFILLVFQLAFSSSEKRRETMELIENWEEYKSELKELNWQEFQQEYRDYIDFVKMLQLVPGIGAVVGAYANYNLLDQLGETAQNCYRLRLLTTPPLI; translated from the coding sequence ATGGGCCAATACGAGGAACGAGCTTACGATGAAATTTTAGAATGGAAGCGGAGAATTTTGAAAAAGCCCAAAATGTTCCAACGAATGACGAAACAAATGCAAGAAAAAATCAACGAAAAAATCCCGGAAAAAGCACATGAAATCATCACAGACGGAATTAAAAACTTTGTTAAACTAACCTTAACCGGCTCGCAAATTACGACGAGAAGAGTGGAGGAATCCTATCTTTCTTTGCAAGAGCGTGATGAAATTTTTGCTGAAAAACTATCGGTTTATCGTAAATCTGCTGTCATTGAAGGAGCGGGAACAGGGGCGGGTGGAATCTTATTAGGACTTGCCGACTTCCCACTTCTTCTTTCAATTAAAATGAAATTTTTATTTGATGCGGCCAATCTATATGGGTATGATACGAAAAAATATGAAGAGCGAATTTTTATTTTGTTAGTGTTTCAATTAGCTTTTTCAAGTAGTGAAAAAAGAAGAGAAACGATGGAGCTAATTGAGAACTGGGAAGAATACAAATCGGAATTAAAGGAGTTAAATTGGCAAGAATTTCAGCAAGAATATCGAGATTATATTGACTTTGTGAAAATGCTTCAACTCGTACCCGGAATTGGAGCCGTTGTGGGTGCTTATGCAAATTATAATCTGCTTGATCAGCTCGGTGAAACGGCACAAAATTGTTATCGACTTCGGTTATTAACAACGCCTCCTTTGATATAG
- a CDS encoding ABC transporter permease — MFDEKILWKERFSRTSKELSRYLRYIFNGHLVIVFIFLIGTAAFYYQEWLKMIPETFPAGVIMAVIMSLLLTYSPIYTFMSDADRIFLLPLETKLNNFFKKSILISFFMQVYLLLVGLAVLMPMYAAVNEGRFNSFIPFLVIILVAKALNLWIRWFVQYDGEVRGHWVDSIIRLLVNFVFLLFLFSNASVYLIGVPIILLVGLLFYYHNQSKNKGLKWEFLIEQDERRMTGFYRLANLFTDVPKLKNKVKRRKWLDALLARIPFQQEQTFSYLLGRTFLRSGDYFGLFIRLTAIGAIMIYFLTFGIGQIILMILFLYLTGFQLIPLWKHHQNHAMLELFPISDKNKKESFLKILRNVLVLQVIVLSVIILIKGDWLAAVIAVLAGGIFTLYFVYFYSKRKING, encoded by the coding sequence ATGTTTGATGAGAAGATATTATGGAAAGAACGTTTTAGTCGGACGAGCAAGGAGCTTTCTCGTTACCTTCGTTATATTTTTAACGGTCATCTCGTAATCGTTTTTATCTTTCTAATTGGAACTGCCGCTTTTTATTATCAGGAGTGGCTAAAAATGATACCTGAAACCTTTCCGGCTGGGGTAATTATGGCTGTAATTATGTCACTGCTATTAACTTATAGTCCGATATATACCTTTATGTCTGATGCAGATCGCATTTTTTTGCTTCCATTAGAAACGAAACTGAATAATTTTTTTAAAAAATCGATTCTCATTAGCTTTTTTATGCAAGTTTATTTGTTACTTGTCGGGTTGGCGGTGCTCATGCCGATGTATGCTGCTGTGAATGAGGGAAGGTTTAATTCCTTTATTCCATTTCTCGTTATCATTCTCGTGGCAAAGGCGCTTAATTTATGGATACGCTGGTTTGTTCAGTACGATGGCGAGGTTCGAGGACATTGGGTTGATTCCATTATTCGATTATTAGTCAATTTTGTTTTCCTCCTTTTTTTATTTTCAAATGCTTCGGTTTATTTAATTGGGGTTCCCATCATTCTTTTAGTGGGATTACTTTTTTATTATCATAATCAATCGAAAAACAAAGGATTAAAATGGGAGTTTTTAATTGAACAAGATGAGAGGCGGATGACGGGTTTTTATCGCTTGGCTAATTTATTTACCGATGTTCCTAAGCTGAAAAATAAAGTGAAGCGGAGAAAATGGTTGGATGCGCTCCTTGCAAGAATTCCGTTTCAACAAGAACAGACTTTTTCCTATTTATTAGGACGGACTTTTTTACGTTCTGGTGACTATTTCGGTTTATTTATACGTTTGACCGCTATCGGGGCGATTATGATTTACTTCCTTACATTTGGGATCGGACAAATTATCCTTATGATTCTTTTTCTATATTTAACAGGATTTCAATTAATACCTCTCTGGAAACATCACCAAAATCATGCCATGCTTGAGTTGTTTCCAATAAGCGATAAAAATAAAAAAGAATCTTTTTTAAAGATTTTACGAAATGTGTTAGTCCTACAAGTGATTGTACTATCTGTCATCATTTTAATAAAAGGCGACTGGCTCGCAGCCGTCATTGCTGTACTTGCTGGAGGAATCTTTACTCTCTATTTTGTTTATTTTTATAGCAAGAGAAAGATTAACGGATAA
- a CDS encoding ABC transporter ATP-binding protein, with translation MSLLEIKHLTGGYTRNPVLKDVSFSVNSGELVGLIGLNGAGKSTTIKHIIGLMEPHQGEITINKKNIDDDRETYRKQFTFVPETPVLYEELTLDEHLRLTAMAYGMEENLYKERVGKLLKEFRMEKRLKWFPAHFSKGMKQKVMIMCAFLVQPSLYIVDEPFVGLDPLGIQSLLDLMEKMKESGAGILMSTHILATAERYCDRFIILHEGKVKAQGTMDQLRQDFNMPNATLDDLYIQLTKEEDHV, from the coding sequence ATGTCTTTATTGGAGATAAAACATTTAACAGGTGGATACACAAGAAATCCTGTATTAAAAGATGTTTCTTTTTCGGTTAATTCCGGAGAATTAGTTGGGCTTATCGGCTTAAATGGGGCAGGTAAAAGTACAACGATTAAGCATATTATTGGATTAATGGAACCGCATCAAGGGGAGATTACCATCAATAAAAAAAATATTGATGATGATCGAGAAACATATCGAAAGCAATTTACATTTGTACCAGAGACACCTGTCCTTTATGAAGAACTGACTTTGGATGAACATTTAAGGCTGACAGCGATGGCTTATGGAATGGAGGAAAACCTTTATAAAGAACGAGTAGGGAAATTATTGAAAGAGTTTCGGATGGAAAAGAGATTGAAGTGGTTTCCAGCCCATTTTTCAAAAGGAATGAAGCAAAAGGTTATGATTATGTGTGCTTTTTTAGTTCAGCCATCTTTGTATATTGTAGATGAGCCTTTTGTTGGCCTCGATCCTCTTGGAATTCAGTCCTTACTTGACTTGATGGAGAAAATGAAGGAAAGCGGCGCAGGCATACTCATGTCCACCCATATTTTAGCAACCGCTGAACGGTATTGTGACCGATTTATTATATTACACGAAGGCAAAGTAAAAGCTCAAGGAACGATGGACCAGTTACGACAGGATTTCAATATGCCAAATGCGACACTAGACGATCTATACATTCAATTGACAAAGGAAGAAGATCATGTTTGA
- a CDS encoding HIT family protein, translated as MSDCIFCKIINGDIPSAKVFENENVVAFLDISQVTKGHTLIIPKVHKENIYELTPEMAKDIFEVAPEIAKALKTTYNPVGLNVVNNNGEKAGQSVFHFHMHLIPRYGEGDGFGAVWKNNGSDYTSLDLQQMAADIKSHF; from the coding sequence ATGAGTGATTGTATTTTTTGTAAAATTATTAATGGAGATATCCCCTCAGCAAAGGTTTTTGAAAACGAAAATGTCGTTGCGTTTCTCGATATAAGCCAAGTCACAAAAGGACATACGTTAATTATTCCAAAAGTACATAAAGAAAACATTTATGAATTAACTCCAGAAATGGCGAAAGATATTTTTGAAGTTGCTCCTGAGATTGCTAAGGCTCTAAAAACAACATACAACCCAGTCGGATTAAATGTTGTTAATAATAACGGTGAAAAAGCAGGTCAATCTGTATTCCACTTTCATATGCATTTAATCCCCCGTTACGGTGAAGGTGATGGATTTGGTGCAGTTTGGAAAAACAACGGAAGTGACTACACTTCACTAGACCTTCAACAAATGGCAGCGGATATAAAAAGTCATTTTTAA
- the serC gene encoding 3-phosphoserine/phosphohydroxythreonine transaminase, translating into MSRALNFNAGPAALPEAALKQAQSELLNFRGTGMSVMELSHRSKDYEAVHNAAIASLRSLLSISDDYEVLFLQGGASLQFSMVPMNLLQAGQTAYYALTGAWSEKALKEAKKVGKTEIVSSSKDNQYKNIPALDPAMVANNAAYLHITSNNTIYGTQWHKFPTGLQVPLVADMSSDILCKPLNMDQFDLIYAGAQKNLGPSGVTVVIIKKDLLTRSSDDLPTMLNYNTHVKNNSLYNTPPTFGIYLLSLVLEWIEEQGGVQAIEKINEQKAKLLYDEIDESNGFYSGHATPDSRSTMNVTFTLQSEEATKSFLSQAKEAGFVGLAGHRSVGGCRASIYNAVPLENVERLAQFMREFRKNY; encoded by the coding sequence ATGAGTCGTGCACTGAATTTTAATGCGGGTCCCGCTGCTTTACCTGAAGCAGCACTTAAACAAGCCCAAAGTGAATTGTTGAATTTTAGAGGTACGGGAATGTCAGTCATGGAATTGAGTCACAGAAGTAAAGATTATGAAGCGGTCCACAACGCTGCGATTGCCTCTTTACGTTCTTTACTTTCCATTTCAGATGATTACGAGGTGCTATTTTTACAAGGTGGGGCTAGTTTACAATTTTCAATGGTACCGATGAACTTGCTACAAGCAGGTCAAACTGCTTATTATGCATTAACTGGTGCATGGTCTGAAAAAGCTTTAAAAGAAGCAAAGAAAGTTGGAAAAACGGAAATCGTCAGTTCAAGTAAAGATAATCAATACAAAAACATACCAGCTTTAGATCCAGCAATGGTAGCTAATAACGCTGCTTATTTGCATATTACAAGCAATAATACCATCTACGGTACACAATGGCATAAATTCCCAACAGGATTACAAGTTCCTCTTGTGGCTGATATGTCCAGCGATATTTTATGTAAACCATTAAATATGGATCAATTCGATCTTATTTATGCAGGCGCACAGAAAAACTTAGGCCCATCTGGGGTAACCGTTGTTATTATCAAGAAAGATTTATTAACCCGCTCATCTGATGATTTACCAACGATGTTAAATTACAACACTCACGTGAAAAATAATTCTTTATATAATACACCACCAACCTTTGGAATTTATTTATTGTCGCTTGTCCTTGAATGGATTGAAGAGCAAGGCGGTGTCCAAGCGATCGAAAAAATAAATGAGCAAAAGGCGAAGCTTCTTTATGATGAGATCGACGAAAGTAATGGCTTCTATAGTGGACATGCTACACCAGACAGCCGTTCAACAATGAATGTCACTTTCACATTACAATCTGAAGAAGCAACAAAGAGCTTTTTATCCCAGGCAAAAGAAGCTGGGTTTGTTGGTTTGGCTGGTCATCGTTCAGTTGGTGGCTGCAGGGCCTCTATTTATAATGCTGTACCTCTTGAAAATGTAGAGCGACTCGCTCAGTTTATGAGAGAGTTCAGAAAAAATTATTAA
- a CDS encoding tryptophan transporter — translation MNTKKLVAIALLIGMGTVLHAVVPGFVFGMKPDMMLTMMFLGIILFPDTKSVLLVGLATGIISGITTSMPGGFFPNIIDKFITAFVFLGLFMLLGKLNKSIISVAVLTAIGTLISGAIFLAAASFIVGLPGQFAAMFAAAVLPAAAVNTIVMIVLYPVATTIMKKTTFTGQQTISQ, via the coding sequence GTGAATACTAAAAAACTAGTGGCCATTGCTCTTTTAATTGGTATGGGGACGGTCTTACACGCAGTTGTTCCTGGGTTTGTGTTCGGAATGAAGCCTGATATGATGCTAACGATGATGTTTTTAGGTATTATTCTTTTTCCAGATACGAAAAGTGTCCTATTAGTAGGACTTGCAACAGGAATTATTTCAGGAATTACAACTTCAATGCCAGGGGGATTTTTCCCAAATATTATCGATAAATTCATTACAGCATTCGTCTTTTTAGGATTATTTATGCTACTAGGAAAGCTTAATAAATCGATTATCTCAGTCGCTGTTCTAACAGCAATTGGAACATTGATTTCAGGAGCCATTTTCTTAGCTGCAGCATCCTTTATTGTTGGATTACCAGGACAATTTGCAGCAATGTTTGCCGCAGCCGTATTACCAGCAGCAGCGGTCAATACTATTGTCATGATTGTTTTATATCCAGTCGCGACAACAATTATGAAAAAAACAACATTTACTGGTCAACAGACAATCAGTCAATAA
- a CDS encoding YtxH domain-containing protein, with translation MKGKSYLAGLFVGATLSSLITLLTTPNSGKETRIVVKNTAQPFIHQLSEIQSHLRDLKKSLATATQEGKENIHSFVLDLKKSVTEWKDEIRPHQRHLQEEIASLEKTIAEFERHLNK, from the coding sequence ATGAAAGGGAAGTCATACCTCGCTGGATTATTTGTTGGAGCCACTTTATCTAGTTTAATCACGTTACTAACCACTCCTAATTCTGGTAAGGAAACTCGTATAGTCGTTAAAAATACAGCACAACCGTTTATACACCAACTCTCAGAGATTCAATCTCATTTACGTGATTTAAAGAAGAGTCTGGCAACTGCAACTCAAGAAGGAAAAGAAAACATTCATTCTTTCGTCTTGGATTTAAAAAAGTCGGTCACTGAATGGAAAGATGAGATTCGTCCTCACCAACGACATTTGCAAGAAGAAATTGCTTCGCTTGAAAAAACAATTGCTGAATTTGAGAGACATTTAAATAAATAG
- a CDS encoding HTH-type transcriptional regulator Hpr: MEEKDFSAKEAMLYTQRIAQLSKALWKSVEKDWQQWIKPYDLNINEHHILSIAYHLNGASISDVAKFGVMHVSTAFNFSKKLEERGFLEFSKKENDKRNTYIKLTEKGEKVFLDSLSAYDGTQTSVYTGSLPLKDIYGKFPEIMELMAIVRNIYGDDFMEIFETSFNNINQDFIEDDGKIIKKANLEKEFI; encoded by the coding sequence ATGGAAGAAAAAGATTTTTCCGCAAAGGAAGCGATGCTTTATACTCAGAGAATTGCTCAACTAAGTAAAGCATTATGGAAATCTGTTGAGAAAGACTGGCAACAATGGATAAAACCGTATGATTTGAATATTAATGAACATCATATCCTGTCAATTGCTTACCATTTAAATGGTGCTTCCATCTCAGATGTAGCAAAATTTGGAGTTATGCATGTTTCTACCGCCTTTAATTTTTCCAAAAAGTTAGAGGAGCGGGGCTTTCTGGAATTTTCGAAAAAGGAAAATGACAAACGTAATACGTATATTAAACTGACAGAAAAAGGGGAAAAAGTGTTTTTAGATTCTTTATCTGCTTATGATGGGACTCAAACCTCTGTCTACACAGGCTCCTTACCGTTAAAAGATATTTATGGAAAATTCCCAGAGATTATGGAACTAATGGCGATTGTTCGAAATATTTATGGGGATGACTTTATGGAAATTTTCGAAACTTCTTTTAACAATATCAACCAGGACTTTATCGAAGATGATGGGAAAATCATTAAAAAGGCCAATTTAGAAAAAGAATTCATTTAG
- a CDS encoding DUF1878 family protein produces MQNKVGKDMDLQAILEKINKLEYHQSLLLKMNQSSTEAFYKLIIEKSLSEEEVGQFHKKCERLSKIFEEQKAEGFVYFHPLYEKFIAHLHPKLSAQEVIIACLRQGLYVSLMTEFKKYL; encoded by the coding sequence ATGCAAAATAAAGTGGGGAAAGATATGGATTTACAAGCGATATTAGAGAAAATTAATAAATTGGAGTACCACCAATCACTTTTGTTGAAAATGAATCAATCATCGACTGAAGCCTTTTACAAACTAATCATTGAAAAATCACTATCAGAAGAAGAAGTAGGACAATTCCATAAAAAATGTGAAAGATTGAGCAAAATTTTCGAAGAACAAAAAGCGGAAGGTTTTGTTTATTTTCATCCGCTTTACGAAAAATTTATTGCTCATCTTCATCCGAAACTTTCGGCTCAAGAAGTAATCATAGCTTGTTTAAGACAGGGGTTATATGTTTCCTTAATGACCGAATTCAAAAAATATTTATGA